From a single Arachis hypogaea cultivar Tifrunner unplaced genomic scaffold, arahy.Tifrunner.gnm2.J5K5 arahy.Tifrunner.gnm2.scaffold_54, whole genome shotgun sequence genomic region:
- the LOC114927211 gene encoding probably inactive leucine-rich repeat receptor-like protein kinase At3g28040 — MASFQFLSLLIVVSVLSFCYGDSNDMNNVQLNDDVLGLIVFKSDLHDPSSSLASWNEDDSSACSWNRVQCNPATGRVTEINLDGLGLSGRIGRGLEKLQHLMVLSLSHNNFNGSITPSLTLSSTIQSLNLSHNGFSGQIPTSFLNMSSIRSLDLSHNSFSGQIPQSFFDSCNSLHYFSLSNNMFEGQIPSTISRCSSLNSIDLSNNHFAGYVDFAAVWSLTRLRQLDLSSNALSGSLPNGISSIHNLKEILLRKNQFSGSLPNDIGLCLHLNKLDLSDNQFNGVLPESLNRLKSLSYLSTSKNIFDGELPQWIGTMTSLEHLDLSNNQFMGTIPDSIGELRSLAYLSVANNKLEGNIPASLVSCTELSVIKLRGNGFNGSIPEGLFGLGLEEIDFSHNHLTGPIPAGTSRLLESLIKLDLSENNLQGNIPAEMGLLSKLRYLNLSWNDLHSHMPPEFGLLQNLTVLDLRNSALIGSVPSDICDSGNLAVLQLDGNSLEGSIPEQIGNCSSLYMLSLCHNNLSGSIPKSMSRLSKLKILRLEFNELSGEIPMELGMLQNLLAVNISYNKLTGRLPTGSIFQNLDKSSLEGNYGLCSPLLKGPCMMNVPKPLVLDPNAYNNQIGSPRQRNESSMATGLSHHHRFLSVSAIVAIAASFVIILGVIAISLLNVSVRRRLKFVDNALESMCSSSSRSGSPATGKLILLDSQSSSPDWISNPESLLNKASEIGEGVFGTVYKVPLGSHGRIVAIKKLITSNIIQYPEDFDREVRILGKARHPNLIALKGYYWTPQIQLLVTEYASNGSLQSKLHERISSIPPLSWANRFKILLGTAKGLAHLHQSFRPPIIHYNIKPSNILLDENFNPKISDFGLARLLTKLDKHVMSNRFQSALGYVAPELACQSLRVNEKCDVYGFGVMILELVTGRRPVEYGEDNVLILNDHVRVLLEQGNVLECVDPCMNEYPEDEVLPVLKLAMVCTSQIPSSRPSMAEVVQILQVIKTPVPQRMEVF; from the exons ATGGCAAGTTTTCAGTTTCTGAGTTTGCTGATTGTTGTTTCAGTTTTGAGTTTTTGCTATGGAGACAGCAATGACATGAATAATGTTCAGCTGAATGATGATGTTCTTGGCCTAATTGTGTTCAAATCAGACCTCCATGACCCTTCTTCATCTCTTGCTTCATGGAATGAAGATGATTCAAGTGCTTGTTCATGGAACCGGGTTCAGTGCAATCCAGCAACAGGAAGAGTCACTGAGATCAATCTTGATGGGTTGGGATTATCTGGAAGAATTGGAAGAGGCCTTGAGAAGTTGCAGCATCTAATGGTATTGTCTCTTTCTCATAACAATTTCAATGGTAGCATTACTCCTTCACTTACACTTTCCAGCACCATTCAGAGTCTAAATCTAAGTCACAATGGCTTCTCTGGTCAAATACCAACTTCATTTCTTAATATGAGTTCAATTAGGTCTCTTGATCTTTCTCACAACTCATTCTCAGGACAAATCCCTCAAAGTTTCTTTGACAGTTGCAATTCCCTTCACTACTTTTCTTTGTCCAATAACATGTTTGAAGGACAAATTCCTAGCACAATCTCTAGATGTTCTTCATTGAATAGCATTGATCTTTCGAATAACCATTTCGCCGGTTATGTTGATTTTGCTGCTGTTTGGTCATTGACTAGGCTTAGGCAATTGGATCTTTCCAGCAATGCCTTATCAGGTTCTTTGCCTAATGGAATTTCTTCAATTCATAACTTGAAAGAGATCTTGTTAAGGAAAAACCAGTTTTCAGGTTCATTGCCTAATGATATTGGACTCTGTCTTCATTTGAATAAGCTTGATTTGAGTGATAATCAATTCAATGGAGTTTTACCAGAGTCATTGAACAGGCTTAAATCTCTGAGCTATTTAAGTACATCGAAGAATATTTTCGACGGCGAGCTTCCTCAATGGATTGGTACCATGACTAGTCTTGAACACTTGGATCTTTCCAACAATCAGTTCATGGGAACTATTCCGGATTccattggagaattgagatcATTGGCATATCTGAGTGTTGCGAATAACAAACTTGAAGGGAACATTCCGGCTTCATTAGTTTCTTGCACAGAGTTATCAGTGATCAAGCTTAGAGGGAATGGTTTCAATGGAAGCATACCAGAGGGCTTGTTTGGCCTTGGATTGGAGGAAATAGATTTTTCTCATAATCATTTAACAGGTCCAATCCCAGCAGGGACAAGCAGGCTATTGGAAAGTCTCATCAAATTGGATCTCTCAGAGAATAATCTTCAGGGGAATATCCCTGCTGAAATGGGGCTACTTTCAAAGCTTAGATACTTGAATTTGTCTTGGAATGATCTTCATTCTCATATGCCTCCAGAGTTTGGTCTGCTTCAGAATCTAACAGTCTTGGATCTTCGAAACAGCGCCTTGATCGGCTCAGTTCCATCCGATATATGTGATTCGGGTAACTTGgctgttcttcaacttgatggaaATTCATTGGAGGGGTCTATTCCAGAGCAGATTGGAAATTGTTCATCTCTTTATATGCT GAGTTTGTGTCACAATAATTTAAGTGGTTCAATCCCAAAGTCCATGTCAAGGCTAAGCAAGCTCAAGATTCTGAGATTGGAGTTCAATGAACTGAGTGGAGAGATACCAATGGAGCTTGGAATGCTCCAAAACCTTCTTGCTGTGAACATATCATACAACAAGCTCACAGGTAGGCTTCCAACAGGAAGCATATTTCAGAACTTGGACAAGAGTTCCTTGGAAGGAAACTATGGTCTTTGTTCACCATTGCTGAAAGGTCCATGTATGATGAATGTACCAAAGCCACTAGTTCTTGATCCAAATGCTTACAACAACCAAATAGGATCTCCTAGGCAAAGAAATGAATCATCTATGGCTACTGGCCTAAGTCATCACCACAGATTCCTTAGTGTTTCGGCCATTGTCGCGATTGCAGCTTCATTTGTGATCATATTAGGAGTTATTGCTATTAGCCTACTCAATGTTTCTGTAAGGAGAAGGTTAAAATTTGTGGACAATGCCTTGGAAAGCATGTGTTCGAGTTCTTCAAGATCCGGAAGTCCAGCCACAGGGAAGCTAATTCTGCTTGATTCGCAGTCCAGCTCGCCGGATTGGATCAGCAATCCGGAATCCTTGCTCAACAAGGCATCAGAGATTGGTGAAGGAGTGTTTGGAACAGTGTACAAAGTTCCATTGGGATCACATGGAAGAATTGTTGCAATCAAGAAACTCATAACCTCAAACATAATCCAATATCCTGAAGATTTCGACAGAGAAGTTAGGATCCTTGGAAAAGCAAGGCATCCAAATTTGATTGCATTGAAAGGTTATTATTGGACACCTCAAATTCAGCTTCTAGTAACTGAGTATGCATCAAATGGTAGCCTCCAATCCAAGCTTCATGAGAGAATCTCTTCAATTCCTCCACTTTCTTGGGCTAATAGGTTCAAGATCTTGCTTGGAACAGCAAAGGGTCTTGCACATTTGCACCAGTCATTCCGGCCACCCATAATTCACTACAACATAAAGCCAAGCAACATCCTTCTTGACGAAAACTTCAATCCGAAGATATCGGATTTCGGGTTGGCAAGGCTTCTAACAAAGCTTGACAAGCATGTTATGAGCAACAGGTTCCAGAGTGCATTAGGCTATGTTGCACCAGAGTTAGCATGCCAGAGCTTAAGGGTGAATGAGAAATGTGATGTGTATGGTTTTGGAGTGATGATTCTTGAGCTTGTGACAGGTAGAAGGCCAGTGGAGTATGGTGAGGACAATGTGCTAATACTCAATGATCATGTTAGAGTTCTTCTTGAGCAAGGGAATGTGTTGGAGTGTGTTGATCCATGCATGAATGAGTATCCAGAAGATGAAGTTTTGCCAGTTTTAAAGCTTGCAATGGTTTGCACTTCTCAGATACCTTCTAGCAGGCCTTCTATGGCAGAAGTTGTTCAAATTCTTCAAGTCATTAAGACTCCAGTTCCTCAAAGGATGGAAGTTTTCTGA